GAGTCCGCCAGCAAATTGAGCAACTCCTCGTCGAACGGCAGGGGCACCTTGCGTTGCCGCCGGTAATGCTCCAGCACCTTGTTGCGAGCGATGCCGCGGACCCAGGCAAGAAAGTTCCCCTCCCCCCGAAAATCCGCCCCTCGCCGCGTGACCGTCAGAAAGACCTCTTGCAAAACGTCATCCGCTGCCGCCCGATTTGGCACCAGTCCTCTCACAAACCCGCGCACCGCCGCCGCATGCTGCAGGAACAGCGTTTCTATGGTTGGCTGGGCTGGGTTGTTCGCAGTCATCACTAATCATTGACCCAAACGACCGAAAACTTAGCAGCAATCAATCCGAATACCTGCCGATGCGGCGTTGGCGATCGACGCGACACCGGGCAGCTTGCGCCGCGCTGCTACTCATTTGTTCGAACCGTCAGGTGGTCTCGGCGAAAGTCGTTACCAATTCCAGAGTTAAGACCAGCTGAGCATTAGGGCAGCGACGGAGTCGCTGCGGACAATCGCCGCGCCGAAGATGGCCAGCGAATGTTGGCTTCCGGCAGACCGGACGATGCTACACCAGTTCGCGAATCTTCTCCCGGTTGTCGAGTACATAGAGGGGACGGCCATTGTGGTTCAAATACGTTTGCGCCGGGGCGATGCCCAATACGTTGTCGTAAAGCGTCGCCAACAAGTTCGAGGGGACGTAGGGAGTGCCGACCGAACGCTCCCCATTTTGCGTCGTCTGTCCGATCACCTGGCCCATCTTCAATCCACCGCCGGAAACCAGTCCGAACCCCACCTCATTCCAGTGGTCGCGACCGCCGGCGCCGTTGATTCGTGGCGTGCGGCCCATCTCACCCCAGACCACCACGGCCACCTCCTGATCCATTCCACGTTGATGCAGATCGCTGATCAGGGCGAAAAGGCTTTGGTCGAGTTCCGGCAACAGACTCCGCATTTTTGTGAAATTGCCCCCGTGCGTGTCCCATGGGCCCGCCAGGTACCAAGTCTTCGACTCCTTGTTAGCGGTGAGGGTGACCGCTTGCACGCCTGCTTCCACCAAGCGGCGTGCCTGGAGAAACTGCGTCCCTCCCGTGCCGTACATGGAGCGGACGTGCTCGGGTTCCTGGCTAATGTCGAAGGCGTCCCGCGCTTTGGGCGACGTAATAATATCCAATGCGCGCTCCTGGAAAGAGTCCATCGCCGCCAGGCTGCCATGCGCGTCATTCGCGTGCTGTAACACGTCCAACGAACGCAAAAGTCCCTTGCGCTCGGTGGTGCGATCGAGCGTCATACCTCCCATGGGGCCAAGGGAATTCAGTTGAGCGTCCGGAACGAAAGGACGATGGGCCATGCCCAGATAGTCAACCGAACTGCCGCCGTTGTAGATACCGTCAAAGGCAACGTACGGGGGCATGCCACGGACGGCGTCGCCGCGAATCTTGCTGACCACGGAGCCAAACGTCGGACGGTGGTTCGGATTTGAATCGGTGTTGGGACCGATATCGCTGGTCGGGTAGCCGGTGTATACCAGTGGCGCGTTGTGGCCAACCAAATATTCACGGAAACTGATGTTGCGGATTACTGCCATCTTGTCCGCAACCGTGGCCAACTTCGGCATCAACTCGCAGATCTCCAGCCCCGGCACGTTCGTTCGAATGGGATTAAACTCACCCCGAAATTCCATGGGGGCGTCCGGCTTCATGTCGAACATATCCAAATGAGGCGGTCCGCCGTGCAGATAGACCATAATTACGGACTTCTGCGACTGACTCCGCTGCGACCCCTGCGCCCGCAATTGCAACAGATTGGCGAGCGTCAGCCCGCCGAGGCCGAGCGCCCCGACCTGCAAAAAACCTCGCCGGCCCAAGCGACGGCTCGAAGTGCTGGATTCGGAAACGGTGAACATGATCTTCTCCATGAAATGGGGATCAAGGACGATTAACTGTCATTGTCAGATGGTCTCGTTGTAGTGAGCAGGAAAGTTCCAGTGCCCGTTCCCGCGCCACCCCTTCCAACAAGAGCGCGCTGCCGCCACTTGAAAACACGCTCCGATGGTCGGTGGGCTGGCTGTTCGCAGTCATCAATGACCATTGATTCAAAAACCGAGAACTTAGCAGCGATAATTTCGAACGCCTTGCAGATCGCGACGCAACTTGAATTCCGAAAGAGACTTACGAATGCCATAAATCCAGCGACCGTAGGAGCCCGGCTCCATTTCGGATCATCCACCCGAAAACGGTCGCAACCCTCTTTGAATTTTTTACTCGGCAGCTATCCCGGCTCGTCGATGAACAGCCCCCAGTGACCTTGGGCCAACGCTCGGCAGAACGACACGCACGGAGGGTGATGAGGGGGCGGCGAGGGGCGATGGCATCACGCTCAACCTGCCACGAATAGGCTTGTCTGATTCGGTCGCTGCAGGGGCGAAGTGGCGAGAAGTCGCTCCGAAAAGTACAGAATATCGTGACACAGCCAGACAGTTCTTCACAGCGAAAGCTCGTGCACCTCATGGTTAGATCGACCTGTTTTCGATTAAGTCGGCGAATCGGGGAGCGCTCCCAAATCGGGCGCGAAAGAAGAGTTCGGGCTCAACCCCTTCGCACTCGGAAAGAAGTGCTCCTGCGGGAGTCTCGATAACGTCAATTCGCAGGTAAAGTGGCATGCGGCAGGAGCCAACTCCGGAATTCGCGAATGCACGCGGAACGGCGGCGGCGGACCGATCACCCAGCTCGCGCACGACCGCTGGCGGATCGGCGAAGCGGAGCGAACCTCCCCGCTCGGCATGTACCATGATCTGGCTGCGAGCGGGGAGCTTGTGAATGCCGTGACTGTACTCGCCGCCAAAATACACGAGCGACCATTCGCCATTCGTCTGAATCTCGGGCAGAAAGGGCTGCACCAATTGAGCCCCGCGCTGACAGCGATCCACGAACTCTTGCTGAAATGCCTGTGCCGCCTGACGATTAGGTAGGAATTCCAACCCCGCGCCGGCGGCCGAAACGGCGGGCTTGATGACGGCGGCGATGTGTTGCTCGACGAGGGCTTCGAGATCCAATGTCTCGCCAACCGGGATCAACTGCGTGGGAACGATCGGCACGCCAACCGCCGCAAAGTCGAGCAAGTAGCACTTATCCATCAGCCAAAGCATCACTGGCAGTTCGTTCTCAACGGCAATGCCCGTTGCGCCGAGCCCTTCGAGCCAGCGCAGAAAACCCTTGCGCTGCTCGTCACTATCCATGTAGTCCCACGGGGAGCGGACGATGAGTCGATCATACCGATCCATGAGTTGTGAGGTTTCCACTCCCCAGACAACCGCCGAGACGTGGTGCCCGCGTCGCCGGAGTTCATCGACCAGCAATTGGTCGTCGGGGGTAAACGGCGGCTCGGTTGGAACGAACGCCGGCTCAGCGGCAGTGGGAAAATAGTCGGCCAGCTTTTCGGCGCCGCTGGTCACGATACCGATACGCTGGGAAGGCGGTCTGATCATAAGGGTGAGCGATCTCAAAAAACCGGGGACAATCGTTGAAGATGCCTTCGTCGGCATCCTGGTTTGTCGCCCCTATCAGTTATCGCCGCAATCGTTGTTGCGGCGACGCGATCTTCCAATCCGTCGTACCGGTAAGTTCTTATCAGCCGCTCGCCTTAGCGCGCGGGGCTCAGTGTGAACGACTTGATCGCCACTCCGTATTGCGGCGGATTCGTCCGCGAGAAGCGCAGGACATTCTTGCCCTGCCGGAGCATGAGTGTCACCGGCTGGCAGTCCTGCCACTGGCCGCAGGTGTAAGGCATCTCCATCGCGATGTCCGACGCGGCGTCATTCACGGAAACATCGAGCCGCTGGTTGTAGTTGGCCGTAACCACTTGCGCCGTCAGCGCGTACTTGCCTGCTTGCGGTGCGTCGATCTCGTACTCGAAGCGCGACTTCTGGCCCAGGCTCGGCCCGGTCGGGTCTTCTTTGGGACTCTTGGCATAGTAGTCTTTTGCATATCGGTCCGACACGCGCTCGTAGACGTTGCCGTAGATGTCGTAGAGACCCCACGGATTGGGTTTCTTCTGGCCGACCGGATGCGACTTCCCGCCATCGTTGTCTCTGAACCAAGCGTAGTCACCAAACTTGGAGGGATCGTCGCCGAAGAACCACTCTGTCTTGGTCCCCGCGCGGCAGGCGTATTCCCATTCGGCCTCGGTGGGAAGCCGCACTTCTTGGCCGGTCTTCTCGACGACCTTCGCGCAGAATTCCGTCGCGTCGGTCTCGCCAATTGTGTCCACCGGACAGCTTGGGTCCTTGGTCGCCCCACTGGGGTTCGATCCCATGATCAGCTGGTACTGCGCCTGAGTCACTTCGTACTTACCCAGGTAGAACCCTTTGGTGAGCGTGACCTCGTGCTTCGGCATGTCAACGCACTCGAACCGCCCCTCCTTCGCGCTTTCGCCACCCATCACGAAGGTGCCGGGCTGGATGTAAACGAGTTCCAAGTTCACGCCCTCTCCAAGATCGAGTTTCAGAGTGGCGGGAGGATTGATGTCGGCAGGAGTCACAGCCACACGGAATCCCCAGTTGTTGTATTTGCCGTAGCCAGCACTTTGCATGCGACTCCCGGTCTTCGTGATGTCGGTCCTCCACGCCCCGCCCCGCAGGATCGTCAGCCCCTCGGTGGAGAAACGCGGTAGGAAAATCTGCATACCACCGCCAAAACTCTTCATCGCCACGACGTCGCCTGTGTTGCCGACCGGCTTGCTGTAGGCGGTTGCCGGGATCGCGATGACGCCGTTCTTGCCATAGCCGATTTTCTTATCCTCGGGCGAGACGGGCTCGGCCAGCACCTTCTTAGCCACGGTCGGACCATTGGCCTCGCCAAGCTCCGTGCCGAGCGCGGCGAGCGTCAGGACCTTGGATTGCTCGATGATCGCACGCTGCGTGCGGAGCGACACGCCGTTCCAGAACGCTGGTTTTTCGCCGTGCTCCCCATAGACCCGTTTCTCTTCGAGCACGTCGCCGATCCATTGTGCCCGCTTGACCTTCAGATAGGCGTCTCTGTTGCTGCGGGCCTGCGTGCTGGCGAGGAAGTCGAGGTCATTTTTGTAAACGGTCGCGGTCCAGCCGCTCCCCCAACCTCCGCCGAGACACGGCACCCAACCATTGGGCGTGCAATGCACTAGTGCGCCATGGCCGCTCTGCGGGCGGGCGGTAGTCGGGACGCCGAAGGCCCGCAGGATGAATCGCCCAAAGAACGCGCGACGGCCGCAGATGCCGCCATTCATGAGGATGTTCTGATAGTTCTGCAACTCCGGCCGGTCGTACTTGACGTCACCCGATCCGTACCGGACGTCGCTGCTAACAAGCCCCACATAACGCCAACCTGGGTCCGAGTTGTAGATGTGGTCAGGACGGTAGTTCCTCAGCATCTCGCGTCCCCAGACGAGGGTCCAATCCGGTTCGTCCCCATCGACGACAAAACGCAGGTTCCAGGTGTCCTGACGCTCGAAATCCTGATCCAACTCGCCGCCCAGGTACGCCTTCTCGAATTGCGCGTAACGCTTCACCGGATCAATGGTCTTGGGAGCGTCGATGTCGGCCTGGGGATTTCCCTGCGCCATCGGGACCGCGTGGACCAGACTGATCGCCAGCGCGAGCCGCTGCAGGACACCCTTGTCAGCCTTCTGGCTCGCCCTCCGGATGTCGCTATAGATCTTCATTGCTGGACCGTACTGGCCGTCTTTCGCGCCATCCGCGACCAGCATCTGTTGCATCAGTTCGGCATCCCCGAGCAATCGCTCGACCAGCGCTTCCTGCTCCTTGCCCTGCTGGGCGAATTCTGCCAGACCCTTCGGTGTGGCCTCGGTCAGAACCACGTATTTCGCGAGCTTAGCGTCCAGCGCATTGCTCGCCAGGAATTTGTTGACCTCTTGCTCGTTCTCGGACGTCGGCACCTTGGCGGCGAGGTCCGTCCGCAACTCATTCAGCATGCCGGTGTAGGGCGTGGGCAGTCCTCCGTCCGCCTCCGCACCCCAAGCCCGATTCAGCAGGAGCAACGCGATGGTGAGGATTAGGGGCAGGATGTGTGTCCGTTGTAATTTCACTGTCAGTTCCTCGGTGAGGATTAGGGTGAGGATGTGAGTTCGTTGTATTTGATTGTCAGTTCCGCGTCATCACGATGCCGATGAGTCTCTTCATTTTGTGTCTTTCGAATGAGCTGCACGGAAAGCAGTCCCAAGCCGGACCGCCAGCTCTCGCAACCCCCGCGGCCATTCGTCGAATTCCGCAGAGGTAGCATTCGCGATCTTCGGCTGGGCAACTCCCGGGACCAGCTTGGCAGAGGGCTGCGCGTAGAGGAACGGCACCTTCTCCTGCCCATAAGTAGCCGGCAGGCTGCGGGCGTAGATTTCCAGTTCGGCGGAGTAATCCGCAGGCATGTAGCCAAGATTGGCAGGACTGGGCACCCAGATCACGCCTGCAACAGCCATCGGCGTGAGCGGGCTGACGCACCAGTTGTAGGCCAAGGTCGGAACCGTATCGGGCTTGATCTCACCGTCGCGCCCGGGTTCGGGGAACGGCGGGAACTGCAACGGCGCATCGGACAGGTCTGCGCCCTTTCGAGCCAGTTCGATGATCTTCGCGACTTCCGTCTTCACGGCCTGCACATATTCGGAGGTTGCCTTCTTGGAGACGTCCGAACTGGGATCCTGGAGGAGCAACGCACTCAGGCGAGGCTGAAACGCAGGGTTTGTCGCGTCTTTGATCCCTTCGTAGGATGTCCACGACAACGGTGAAGCCATCTGTGCGCCTTGCCCGGACGACATGGTCACAAAGCCCTGGGGGATGCCGGGCCGGTGGAGCGTCTTGGCGAACTCATAGGCGAACATAGAAACGCAGTCTTCCGGAGCCGTGAAATCAGCGGTCTGCCAAAACGTTCGATATTTGCCGCCACCCACCTCGAAGCCGCGTTTTCTGGGAACGTGGTTCGTGCTCGCGGCCGTTCGTCGCCGGAACTCGTGGACCAGCGGCATAGCCTCTGGAGCGGCGGCTTGTTTGTCGCGCCGATCGTAGGCAGGTTCGGAGGTCAGGAGCGTACTGCCCGTCAGGAACCAAACATCGCCGACCAGAATATTGGTAATTGTTCTGTTGTGACCATGACTCGCCTTCACAGCCAGAGTGATCGGCTGGTTGGAAGCTTTCAGGGCCGGAAAGGAAACTGACCACTGCTGCTTGTCGTTGGCCACGGCGGACCGAGTCACACCGCCGAGCGTCACGGTCACTTCGACGCCCTTGTTGGCATGCCCCCAGACAGGAATCGGTTGGCCGCGCTGAATGATCGCGCCGTCGCGATAGTATTCCGCTACTTGGAGAATCGGGTAATCGGGATCGGTATAAGGGGCATACTTCGCCTTGATCGCCGCCACCTTCTGCGCGTCGTCTTCCTCAAAGACCAGCTCGCCATCGACGGCCGAAAAAGGCGTCGCCGGAAGCCCGGCCTTGTTGTAGAGGTTCGCGTTCTGCGGAGCCTCGCTGTAAGCGTATTGCACGCCGACCGGCTCAGGCACGTCCTTCGACGTCACCACCACCGTGTCCCCGACGATCACGGCTTCGGCGGCGTGCCATTTCCGATCTTTGCCACACAGCCGAAAGTGGTTGAGCTTTTCGCCGGGCGTCGGCCGAGCCGGTTCGACGAACTTGCCGGGGTCCTGCTGAAAATCTTTTTCGAGTCCCTTGCTGCCGATCATCAGTCCGTCGAAAAGGCTGTCCTTCTCGAACGAAACGATCGCCTTGTTCCCGTCGATTGTGTAACGCTCATAGATCGGACCGGTGTACGCGATAGTGCGTCCATAATCCTTGGCCAGGGCCCAACGCGCCAGCCGCATCCCGGGATGGAGCTTGTTCTGGTAGTGAATGTTGCCCGGAGCCGCCGGGTTTAGATCCGTCTGGACCACCATTCCGACATGGCTGCGGTTTTTCATGAAGAACAGTTGCTGGACCTGGCGGATGTCGGCGTAGCCGACGTCCGGGGAATCCGCCGTGCCGTAGTTTTGCATTTGGGTGAAGTAGAACGGCATATCGGGAAGGCCCCAGGCTTCGCGCCATCCCTGCACGAGCGCTTCCATCCGGGCGGCATAGATGCGACCATCGCCGGAATTGGATTCTCCCTGGCACCAGATCGAACCGCGAATGGCGAAGGGCACGACCGGTGCGATCTTGCCGTTGAAAAATTGCGAGGGCCCGCGCCATTCACCCGCGATCCCCGGCAGATTCGGTCGCTTCAGCGGTCGCTCCACGGGGAAACCCTGCTCAGCCGACGCCGTCTGCCAAGCTGCCAGATCTCGGTAGTACTTCTCGAAGGCGGCGTGCCCCTGTTCGGTGCTGACATCCCCGTCATGAATCAAGTCGGCATCCACCTTGAGCCCCGGGTGGGCCTCAATCGCCTTGCGCGCGGTGAACGCCTCAATGCGCGTGTTGCTGTGGGAAGTGAGCAAGATGCCGACCGGCACCTTCAACTCTTTGTGGAGTTCATAGGCAAAGGACAACGCGAGGGCCGAGAAATCGCCCGCCGTTCGGCTGGTTTTCCAGTTTTTTTCCGAGGCCACCCGTTGCTGTGGGTACAACGCCGACACGGTGTCGGTCCTGAATTCCCGGATCGGGACCTCGTCCTTCGCACGACTGATTTCCTGCGCCAAAGCGCTGCACATGCTGCGGTTGGCAAACCACTCCATGTTGGATTGGCCGGAAGCATGCCAGACCTCGCCAACCAGGATGTTCTTCAGGGCAACCTTCGCGCCTTCAATATTGCTGACAAGTAACTCGGCGGGTTCGGCGCTGCCCTTGAGTGGCTTGAGCTTGAGCAGCCACCGGCCGTCCGGGCCGGCCTTGGCGGTTTCCTTTTGGCCAGCGAACTCGACCGTGACCGAAGTGCCCGGCTTGCTCCAGCCCCAGACGGGAAGATGCGTGTCCCGTTGCAGGATCGCGTGATCGCAAAAAGGCGCGCCGAGTTCGATAGCCGGCGCGGGATTGTCGTCGGCTGCCAGTGCTGTCAGGACAGAAAACGACAGCGCTACGGCAAGGCATAATTTCAACTTCATGGTTGGTCTCTTCATTTCGCGGGAGCCATCCCCGGCAGCGGACCCCAGATGTCGGCGAGCAGTGCGAAGATATCCGGATCGGCCTGCTTCAGCTCACCCGCGACGAACGGATAAAAATCATTCGAACCGAAATAGCACTCGGTCATTTCGGCGAAGAACTCCTTCGCGTCGGTCACTCCATAGTGCTCGTGCATCTTGCCGGAGGCGGTGAGGACGGATTTGTACTTCCCGCAGTCGCGGAACTTTTTCCAGGCTGAGGCCACGCGGGGTTCGTCGAATCCGATGATCTGGTCATGGAAGCCGTGTGCGAGTTCGTGCAGTACAACCCACCTCTGGCTGTGGATTCCCTCGGGATCTAGGAAATCGTTGATCTCCGGAATATGAACGCACCTCGCAAGCTGTTCGCTATAGCCATGCTCCTTCAGCCAGCCGGCGTCGGGGTGATACTGCATCGCGAGCAGATCACCGTAGTCGAGATCCAGCTGAATGGTGATGGTGCGGAGCTTGGCAAGCGCCTTCTCCGGCACAACCACCGTGATGGCGACCAACCGCGCCTCAAGCAGTTTCAACGCGCGGGCCCCAACCGCCGCGTGTTCGCCTGTCAGTAGGCGATCATCCACGCGAACGGTCCAACCTTCGATGGCGCGCGTCGTATGAGCGGTGGGCAGCGTCTTTTTCTCCGCCGCAAGTGAGGATACGGACATCAAGGCTAGGATGATAAGTGCGTATTTCATACGAATCGGCCGATCAATGACGGAGCCCAAGGATTATCCACAGCGCCGGACTTCCACCCGAGTCCATTGGATCGCGATGTTAACCAGCCTGCGAAACGGCGGAGGACCGGAGTGATTCCTCCAGTTGATCAACGCGGGCTTGCAGAGCGCTGATCGCTTGCGAGGCACGCTTCTGCTCGGCCGCGATCATCCACAAGACCGCGGGAAGGAAACAATAAAACACAACGGCCATTGGATTCTGGCGACCGCCGGAAACAATGTCGCCGCCCAACATTAGCAGGCACAGTACCGCGGCGAAGGCGACTGGCTTGGCAGGCCTCCAGTCACTTGATCCGTACATGTTTCGTCCTTTAGCTACTTGTTCTTCAACAGCTCCACCATCGCTTGGCCCATCGCCTCGCCGACATCCATATAGACCTCGGCCTTGCCACCGTAGTGGCCATTGCCGCTGCCGCCTTGCGCCATCGGGTTGGTGTAGATGGTGGCGACGTTGCCCTTGAACTCGGGATACTTGCCCGTGGCACCGTCCACGGCCAGATGGGCGTTGAGAACATCAGCGCTAGGACCAGAGCTGCCTTTAACCGCTTCGCCCAGAGTGCCGCAGACGAACTTCGCCTGGGGGGAGTTGAATTCCTTCCGTAGCGCCTTGATGAAAGCCACGAGGTTTTTCTCGTAATGGGCGGCGTGACCGGCGTTGCCGGCGTCTCGCTCGCCCTGCCAAAAGAAGAAGCCAGCGACCTCGTAGCCCTTCGCTCCCGGATAGTGTTTTTCCAGATCGGTCAGGGCCTTTTTCGCATCGCCGATGTCGAAGTCCCATTGCTTGCCGGCATACCAGTCGATCGGCTTGCCATTCTTGTCCAACCAGGGCGCGGGTTCGGTTTTGAGGCCCTTGGCCGGGTCCATTTCCCAGAATTCGGGTTTGTCCTTGTAGCCGGCATAAACGAGCTTCTTTTCTACGCCCGCTTTATCCTTGGCCACAAACTCGGAACGCTCACTGCCCGGCGGCAGGAGATCCCAGCCCAGAGCCCGGTTGCCGATGCAGCACTTGAGGATCATCACGGGTGCGTCGATCGAGTTACCCAGTGGATGGCCGATCCCGAATTCCGGGCCGAGTGTGTTGCCGCTAACAGTCATCCATTCGTTGTTGAGCGGCCCCTTGCCAGACATGTACCGTACAAAACGTACGTCCTGCCGCACGGTCCAAGCTCCCGCATCATCCACAAGGTACTGGTATTTCTTCTTCTCCTTGACAGCATGCTCCAACGAGATGTCGCTTCCCTTCACTTTGCCGAGGCCGACCATGTTGGACTGGCCAAGCAGAATGAAGACCTGGACAGGCTTGGTCATGTCGGCCGGCTTGCCGTTGTGCCGGGGAATGGTCTTGGAGTTGTCCTGAGCCAGCGCGGTAATCGTCGCCATAGCGAGAACCGCAACAGCCGTCATTACGAATCGACTGATAAACACCTTCATGAAATCTCCTGAATGGTTAGTTTTGAACTCGACCTCACGTTGAATACTTGCCCGGCGAGCGGAGGGTGTACGGTGCTCGTAAGCATGCGGGGAGCGTCTCGACTGCGTCGCAGCGGCCAATGGGCCTGCAAGGGCTACTGGCTGGCGCAGAAGCCGAAACAATACACGGGGAGTTTCGTACGTTGGATGGTGATTATACTCATCTCATAGTTTGAAATGACGACAAAAAAGACCTGTTTGCCGACAGGCCCTTTCATGAATCAGCCACTCCGTGTCGCCCTGAAGCTCGACCTCCGCTGGCCGCTAAAGAGGCACGCTCATATCTTCGCGGGCACTCAGCGCTATGCCGACGAGCATGGCTGGGAGTCGATCATCGATGAGTATGCCGATGAGCATCTGTCCGATGCCTCGGTGAAGTCACCGCCATTCGACGGCGTGATCGCTCGCGTGAACGCGAAACTCGCGAACGGATGTCGGCGTTTGGCACTGCCGCTGGTGAATGTGTGGTTTAACTCGCCGGCGAAGGACGACTTTCCGGGAGTCTTTCCCGACATGACGGCCGTCGGTCGCTTGAGGGCCGAGCATCTCCTGTCACGCGGGTTGCGTCGCTTCGCCGTGCTGACAAGCGAAGACGATGCAGAGAAAGTCGCGGCAGAGTCATTCCGCACAACGATCGCAGCTGTCGACGGCAAATGCCTCCGCGAAAAGATCCCTCTCGATCCCAGCCGCACATTCGCTGCCTGGCAGCGCACCGAGCAACGGATCGAAGCCTGGATGGAGCGTTGGCAGTTACCGATCGGCGTCTCGATTGCCAGCGAAGAAGTGGGCCGCATGGTGATTCAGATTTGCCGACACCGCGGCTGGCGCGTGCCAGGAGACGTGGCAATCATCGCCGGCACCAATGAAGATGTGCTGTGCGA
Above is a window of Anatilimnocola aggregata DNA encoding:
- a CDS encoding substrate-binding domain-containing protein; the encoded protein is MNQPLRVALKLDLRWPLKRHAHIFAGTQRYADEHGWESIIDEYADEHLSDASVKSPPFDGVIARVNAKLANGCRRLALPLVNVWFNSPAKDDFPGVFPDMTAVGRLRAEHLLSRGLRRFAVLTSEDDAEKVAAESFRTTIAAVDGKCLREKIPLDPSRTFAAWQRTEQRIEAWMERWQLPIGVSIASEEVGRMVIQICRHRGWRVPGDVAIIAGTNEDVLCDHPRPSLTSVEIGYERIGYQAARLLDEQMRSPNKRRGARNQPPRHMLVPPHGLIVRESTDFYAVDDEVVTQALRFIAANSHRHINVDDVARAAGLHPRTLQRRIRQVVDWPIADEIRRVRIERAKRELAESKRSMAEIARDVGFGDRKRMYDVFRREVGITPAAYRKQRRLESPF